Below is a window of Quercus robur chromosome 6, dhQueRobu3.1, whole genome shotgun sequence DNA.
AAGGGAAGTTTACcataaagaagcaaaacaatTGACACTCATTTAAGTTCTTGGTTCTCtcttatgtaagtttttttttttttttttttttttttttttttattctaaatttttgaactcttttgtgtatgttttaattttgggttttggttattatatttaatttgtgagtatattgattttttaaattagacTATCACtaggaaaaaatatttgtattaaggagttattttgtttattattgtttgtgCAAGTTAGAGCATAGATTAAATATAACTCAAATAGGAATGATCAAACTCACACTgcatcttgtattaaaaaatcaGCACACCGCACACATGTAGCTTTAAAATATAGAAATAGataaacacttctaaaaaattgaaaaagcatCTCTTCAACATAATCCACACAGTGGACACATAAAGATTCAGTTTAGAGGTATGCCAACCCATTAATTTGATGACTCAACCTAATCTTTTCTGGGttgatttttttgtgtattAACAAGTAAGGTTaggccttcttcttcttcttcttcttcttcttattattattattattattattattattattattgttttttctaAAGTTTGGGTTGACAATATTTGGAAGTTTGGGTTGACAATATTTTCAACTTAGGTAACCTAATCCAACTCACATTattgataatttaataaatgTGTGTTCTTTAGATTTTAAATCTTATGTCAAATTTGTTAGTCTAATTTGTTTCGATGTTTTAATAAAGTTGGAATGTTTGTATTAGTCCTAAGTCCTAACAAATGGCCTCAAACCAATTCCTACAGGCTAGGATTTGTAGGAGGGTTTCTCAACTTAAGTTAATTGAATTAAGTTGAAAAAATAACTTAAgttcaacccaatccaacctGACTTATGTATAAACTCAATCATAATTTACTgcctttgaaaattgaaatagaataatTTTGTCATTCTTGAAGAAGAAACATTAACCCGTCCCCTACCTCACTTATCCATAAAGTGCCTAAGAAGAATAAAATCACTTTTCAAGACCTTAGGGAAATTgcagaaaaattaaacaaacctAACCCCAAGAAATTAATACATATACTAGTATAATTTTCATGTAATGCATGACTTGATAAAAATTCATATGTGTAAGGACCTGATTTGAACTCCTAGCCCAAAAGTTATATGGACTTAGGTCTAAAAAGctcaaaacaataattttgtagaAAATGGGTTAGAAAACTGGGTTTTAATGAATTAAGCAGCGAGTAAACAGATCTAGAtgacaaagaaaggaaaataacaaattaacacTAAGGAAAGATATTCTCGACAACATCCGAGGAGACTAGTTCCAATAAATTGCTCTTGAAGCTTTATTACAAGTTTGATTCCTAATTGTGACaatgtttctcttctttttctgaTCTCTtgctcatggagggtctcttacattatatagctccctttggACTATCTTGATCTTACACTTGTTAGTTATCTAAGCCTTTatttgagtacctgtcccattagacaccctctttggctttctgtgagttgtgatagtcaaggcagcactgttcagaggtcttctccacataaatgcggccagaaaagtagctgtagtgcattcaatgctgttgtagcagctttcccttatatatttttgggttcccctccttctcgtatgttcatgatgcacgtccctatcattgaagtttcatgaAAGGTCATTCTGATCAttggaatacatatttgagCTGTACTTATCGTATCCGATGAGATATTCCTCCTTGGACAACCTTCCTATTTATATCTTACTCATTAAATCCTTTTAAACCATTCATTCATTCTCGAACTACTCATGCTCTTgaccaaggcccaaggcccaatatataatttggaCCCTTAATCCTACAATATGTAATctgaaaaatgttaaataattaaaactaaattattaaataaatagtaataataaattataaaatatgtaaataatttaaataatattactttaAGAATTcctttgtttctaaaaaaaaaaaaaaaaaaaatttaatgaaggtAAGCTTGTAAATGTGCCAAGTTGatcctaaaattaaaatttcaggcttgttaattgaatttaatttgaatataAGTAGAGTTTAAGCTCATTATGAAACAATATTACATATTCAAGTTTAGACTGTttagttcattttattttcaaacaagGTTGACATTTTTTCCGATctacttgattaacttattcttttctcatatttagTAAAACTATGACTAAACTTTTTATCCCTTAAAAAatctatgaatttttattatgaatggacgatttatattatcaataaagtACAAATTAGAATTTGATATCATATACATCTATCTACAAACTTATATAATCCAATTctaagtatatataaatatatttttagataaatatgcgtataaaaatataatatttatatatagttaaCTAAAGCTTCATGTTCACAAACTTGttttaaaactttttgttttctttctatttgaGCTTGACTTGTCAATTAAACAAACGAACATAAAACAAACTTCTTTTTCAACTCTAAATGGAAGGCTAAAGTAAAAGaagaataaacacaaaaaagataACCTTTCAAACTCCAcccatatctttttttttagtgtaaattttgagaatttaatcGTGAGATTGCATAATTTTACTATACcttttatacttgcaaaattttaagaaaattaaaagtcaataactatatcaaaatttcaagaaaaaatatatttattaatcgaataataaataacattcgaTTTTGAACGAAATTTTACAtctgttaaaaacataaaaaaacatacaattcaactgttagattttcaaaattcacattcaattaaAAGATATTGTTAGGTTTTCAAAATTCGCATTCAATTAAAAGATATACAAAGAATTTGAAGGAATTCCCTCCAAACTCCAACAAACAcaacttttgttttattttatttttttattatttatttttattataaaatttgtttggtacTAAACTGGATTTAGATAACCCCAGACCCAAAATGGATTGTAACTCCaccagcaaccaaacagactGAAAAGGTGTATCATTCACTCTTAAACCCTAATATCACCCTCTCTCGCGCACACAGCCAATTTGCTCCGTCTCAGACTCGAAACGCATCGGCGCCAAAGAGAGACCAAAGTGAAAACCTGAAACACAACCTCTCTCACAATCACAGTACGTTTGTTTCTCAATCTCTTCCTTAACCAATACTATGTAAGAtctagacacacacacacacagatatatGAAACATGTGTGAATGCTTATATGTGAATTAtcggattttgttttgtttgtgttttgcagaACAATGGCGGACACCAAGGCAGTGACGATTCGGACGAGGAAGTTCATGACCAATAGGCTTCTGTCCAGGAAGCAATTCGTGAGTTCTATTCTACACActgccttttttatttatttaaaatcttgATTTGTATATAGGTTTCCATGTTGATCTGTTTGGTTTCCGAGAAACagtattaaaagaaaatgaaagttcaTATTTGCGTTTTTGGagttactattttttattttattttattgggtttgagtttttttttttttttttttttccaagtcatAAATATTTGtgtgagaaaatttaattacagATACAATTGCATTTCTTTGTGATTTCATACAGGTCATTGATGTTTTGCACCCTGGTAGGCCTAATGTTTCAAAGGTAtgatggttttatttttttgacaatggatttgtatatatgttttgttgttAATGCTCCGTTTGTTTCGATGGAAACCCTGTGTAAAGATAGTTTCCATGTTTTTCAGTGATCGGTAGCATAAATAAAAGATgagtcaaaggaaaactatttgtggtcaacataaaaaatatgacttatttttatagattgttttccattagttttttttggaaaagaactCTATATCATAGCAatctaaataagggaagttaggaggttgttttttaacttatttaaagttGCTACTAATcattggaaaatgagatagttttatagaaaatgtttcttaaaaaatgacttattttctagaaaatatcatTGCTGAAGCAAACAGAGTGTAGTTAAAATGTACACGGCTGGTCCAAAAACCCATGATCGATTTCAGACCCTGAAGTTTAAGTTGATCCTGTTCGATTTTAGAATGATGATGTGATAGCTTTTAGTTTGGTCACATTATATGAAGgactaaaaaattaatcattttaaacTTCAAGGGCTAAAATCATTCATGCTCTAAACTTTAGggaccttttttatttatttttattttttattttatatttttttaatgtattgcTATTTTTGCCACCAACTTGTACTTACTCGTGTTTGACCTCTTAATTGTTATGAAGGCTGAGCTGAAAGAGAAATTGTCAAAGATGTATGAGGTGAAAGACTCAAATTCcatttttgtattcaagttccGTACACATTTTGGAGGCGGGAAGTCAACTGGGTTTGGGCTGATTTATGATTCAGTTGAGAACGCGAAGAAGTATGAGCCCAAGTACAGGCTTATCAGGGTAATCTCATCCTTCTTCCTGGCTTTTGCATGTAGTGACTAATGAGTGTAATATGTCTTGCCGGGGTTGTTAATGATACATATGGGGATTCTCCTGTTACAATTTTTAAATGGTCCATATTATTTGTAGTCAAAGGTACTAACTAGATGAATATGACAGCTCAAAATTGATTATAATGTTTTTGACATCAACCTCAGTTGATTGATAGCAAGAATGACGTGAGCTAGTGTAAGAAGAATTAGAGTTATGCACGTTGGAGGTTCTGGGGATGTATTTGAAGGGTGTAGTGAGGGATTCATGGCCAAGTGTAACTGGCACAAAATACAACGACAAGACATGATATCAATACAATGATGGCTTTGTGGATGCACATGGTGCCATAGGTGGTATTTATCGTTGAGAGCATTGGGCAGTAAAGATGCAAGATTAATGtacagaataaaataaaaaggtgagGCCAATGGGCTTGGCTCAAACGGTGCCTCCTCTCCTTCTAGGAATGAGTTGAGTCAtggtcatgggttcaagacctAATGGAcatgtgtgtaacttaccacTAAGAAATGAATTTGGGTGAGGTTCTGTGAATTAGATATTGATGTATGAGCGAACTCTTGGGTAAAGGGATTTGACTTGAAACAATTTTCTTCTTGTGAACCCATGGATTCAATGTGTTCACTGTTCATGCTCTATGCAACATCTGCCTGGGTTGCTAGTCCATGTGCATGACCTAATGGGTGGTCAGACTTTAATGACTGTCACACATGGGTTACTGTTGCACTCATTTTCATTATGTTCAAATCCTCTTatgccatttatttttaatggagaTTCTCTTATGATGCTTTGGTCTTGACAAATATGTCCAAATCCTCTTGCATATTATGCCTAGTCAGTCATCCATGTTTTCCTTTAATATTTAGCTCATTATTCATGTGCAATTGTAAAACCAGGTAAGTCATGTACTGTGTTCCTTAATAATTAACTGTTAACTCGAAACTTCCTCCCCTACTGTGCTGTGAGAAGAGTTTCTGTTAGATAATGAGAtctttttaattattcaagAACCTTTCTGGTGAGAAGATGTAGAGGTCATCTACAATGTATTAGGCAAAtccctattttttttccaattaaattatattgcatatcaaaaaagaaaataatgtagAAGACATCttcaattcttgattataatttCTGTTAATAGAGAATTTTATCAAACCCAAATGCTGGAACTAGTACTTCAATATTGTAAGCAGTGCAGGCCTTTTGCCCTTTTAAGAAGTGTGGTTGAAAGGATGTTGTGGGCTGAGATATTTATTTAGGAAGACCATAATCTTATGCGTTTTGACTCACATTGTATATTTTGTTACTCAGATAAGTTTCTTAGTTGCATTTTTATGATCAATGAGATTTTGGTGGGTTAAAGAGAAGCAAGCAATCTGTTGTGTGTGAGTAAGCATGTTTAATTAAGTATATCAATTCTCTTACAATTGTCTGCCAGATTCAAATGTTGCAGACTTGTGTGTCAGTTTTTTGTGGTCAGGTGTACAAACAATTTTGATTGGTACATTTTTTGAATCAAATCTTCGGACCATGGATTGTTATATGTTGTACATTCTTGATCACTGTATGtctacttgaaagaaaatcaacATAACTTTGgattttaaacataaaattttattaataatgtTTCTCTTTTGGGTGTTCTCTGCTTCCCTCCCATACTCGCTGAAAGCTCAGTTGCCAACTGTGCAGTGCTGATTCTGTTATTTATTACTTGTGATGGCAGAATGGACTGGATACGAAGGTAGAAAAGTCAAGGAAGCAGatgaaggaaaggaaaaacaggGCAAAGAAGATCCGAGGTGTAAAGAAGGTAATGAATCCACTTTTGaaatataattacattttaaactctTTCCATCTCTTTTGGTTTAGACTTTGCCGCCATCTCCAATTGTTGCTATGTATGATATGTGCAGACTAAGGCTAGtgatgctgccaaggccaagaagAAGTGAGATTACTAAGATTGTGTGCCATTTCGTCAGTAATACCATAGAGCTGGATCGCCAGAGGATGTgtcttctatttcttttattagCTATAATCTTAAGCTTTTGACTTTATTTTTGAGGTGTAATGTGCTCTGATTGTGGGACTGCTAAACCTGTTTATTTAGCACGTGAGAGATCGTTAAATCAATTGGAATGAAGTTTACATTTTGTTAAcatctgcatttatttttttcagctagaaaaaaaatgaagaaaaagaaacttctGCCGTGACACATGAGCATGAATTGCCTTGATTCACCAGAAGTTCATTCTAAGAGAAAAAActctaaagagaaaaaaatccaaaaagttgaGTGGTGAACCTTGGCTTGATATTAGTAGCTTAGAAATATACCTTCATCGCTCCGAGAGTCGAATtttcccacattctctctatccttgaggatgaaacaagtacttttctctctatccttgaggATGAAACAAGTACTTTCAAAGATTCtgaaataataaattcaaagattctgaaatagtaaatttttatGGCAGgatatttttctttacaaagTTTTCCTCTTAATTTGGGAGGATGTGTTTTTGTGGAGGTAGGTGGAAAATCTCTAGCCATCCCTCTTTGCACACGCCAAACAAAGGAAAACCGGAAACTTCAACTTcttttttgggggtttttttattattctttttccaTCGTTCAAGTTttccttccaaccaaacatatCACTAATGACACAATAAATTTGACTATTTGTTTTTCACAACTAATTGATATGACAAGTTATAATTATTGAATCATTATTTTCACATACACCTACtattaacatgatttttattatatattaattaagaaaaatattaaatcgTAAGGTTTTTGTTGCAGGGGCTGGGATTCCTGCTTCGGACCTGTCATTCCATTTAGACCCTACTTGTCtaccttttttctttcctcaaaaAAATTACACCATCCTCCCTTGAAATATAAGGAAATGACAATAAACCtcaaagttttgaaaatatgacaGTCCCCTCCTTGAGGTTTGTGATAAACATATCAAATACAATGAAATACTTATTATACGTCTTTGAGTTACCGAATTAAGCGTTCATAATTTCTGGTAAATTGAGTGTTTAGGTAAGGGCAAAATATAGACTTCATAGGAACTAGATGGAGTTTGGGTCGGAACAGTAACATCAGCTTCTGGTTTGACAGGTGGACCTCAGAAGGTCCGATAAGGAGTCTTATCCATGGTCCTCTCACTAGGGAAGAGGAGGAGTTGAGAGTTGGAGATATAGCGTCGGAATTTGGATGGAATTGGTGCAAAATTTCTATGGAGCTTCCTGCAAAGACCTATATGGAAATCAAGGCCATGCCTCATTCTCGTGTATCAGAAGAGAAGGATAAACTCATATGGGCTGCTACCTCTAATGGGGAATTTAACCTTGCCAGTGCTTACAAGATTGCTTCAAATCAGGTGGATTTTGTCCCTGCTTTTAATGGttgttggatttggaaattaaaaattatgccAAAAATCCAGTCTTTCATCTAGATGTGCTTACACAGAAGTATTGCAACTCGGGAATGTCTTGCCAAAAGGGGTATTCCGATTAACTCTTCTTGCCCCTTTTGCCACCAATCTTCGGAATCAATCCTTCATCTTCTTCGAGATTGCCTTGCGATTTCTACTGTTTGGCATAATCTAAATCCTCTTGGCCTTGCTTCTACCTTATTCTCTCAAGACTTACACACTTGGCTTGAATCCAACTGCAGAACCGGGAATAAGGTCTGCTCCTTCTCTGTTCTGTGGCATATCCTTTTCTCTTTCGGAATTTGGTCTATTTGGAATCACCGAAACAAGGTTGTCTTCCAAAACCGTactccctcttcttctcttcATCAGGAAATCATCCAAAGGGCAatggaaattttcttttgtgCCTAAGGCAGCAGCCTTCATAAGCCGAAGTTGATCAAGATGATTAGATGGGAAAGACCCTGTAGGTGTTGGTATAAGTTGAACAAGGACGATTCTGCAGCTGGGAATCCTGGGGTTGCTGGGGGAGGCGGCGTGCTTAAGGATGATGCAGGTGTGTGGGTTAAAGGCTTTGCTAGACAAATTGGTCATACTACCAACTTCTTAGCAGAGCTTTGGGCTCTTAGGAATGGCCTTATTATGTGTTCAGAGCTACATATTAATGCTCTAGAAATAGACTTGGATGCCAAAGTCATCGCTGATTTGATGAATAACTCAGGGTCTTCCATTGCTTCTAATTCCTCTATATTGGCTGATTGCAGGCTCTTGATTTCCCGTTTTCCTCAAGTTAAAGTGAAGCACTGCTATCAAGAATCAAACTCCTGTGCAGATGCTCTTGCCCGTCAAGGATCCAAGCTTCCCTctgattttttgtatttctcttCCCCTCCCCCTTGGTTGTTTAACGTTTATGTTTCGGACCTCTATGGCCTCTATCATTCCAGGCTTTGTCCTGGCCCAGTTGTATCTTCGCCTCTTTTTTAGTTTAATGCAATCtccagtttaccaaaaaaaaaaaaaaatatatatatatatatatatagacttcaTTTATAAGCCAAGCACAAAATAGGAATATTATCACTTAACCAAGGGCAAGTTAGTCCACAAAATTAGGGTAACTCCAGCGCAAAATAGGGATTTCATCATATTTCTTTAGGGAGGTGATTGTCTATATAGATAAATGTCaagatatttattaaaaaaaagtttaagaatAATAGATTTTCTCATATCACAATGGCACAAGAAAGAGCTCTACAAGACACAAATACGACAAACATGGCCTCGCCcataaatttttatcaaaaagaaaaaaaaaaattcagaaacgTTTTTATAACAGTTTCTTGAGACCACTCAGAAGctctttttcatttaattaaatttgcTAGATACGCACCGACGACAGCAATGTCCTCTAAGTGCTTAGTAGATTTGGCAATGGGATTGGTCTTGCCATAGTCCTGGAACAGGGAATCGCAATGCTTGTAGTTTATCTGGGTGGCATTGATCAAGCTCGTCAGGAGAGGGTATTTACGGGCCTCGAGGCTAGCCAAGGCCTCTTTGGTGTAGGTAATGGCATCGTCAAAATCTTTAATGCAATAATCAATTTCAAGGGACTTGGCTTGCCTTTGAGCCACCACCTTTGCAACTTTGGTCTCGGAAATCATTTGTGACAGGCTGCAACCGAGGCATCACGAGGGTCAGTCCGAGTATAAACAATTGAATAACAGACTTGCTTATTAGGAGAATTGTCGCATAGGCCAGCGCCATGAGCGTGGCCAGTGAAGAGGATGACGACTGTCGCTAAAAAGACATAAGAGAAAAAGGTGTAGTCCTTGAAAACCATGGTTTTTGTTAGATTTAATAACTACAAGGCTTTCTCCGTTGTTGGGGTCCTTATGATGGTTGAGAAGTGATTTATACAATTTTCAGAAGGCTATTTATagaagagaaatgctatatcaACATTTTCTACAGCGAAGTGTTTGGCTAAAAACCAccttaacaattttattttttatgaattgaGAGGAAAAGAGGGGTTGGTTTGTGAGGTTTACCTTGAttagagcaatttttttttttttggcttttttaagGAACAAATTGAAGTGACAAGTTGGACATATTTTGGTTCAAATAATTACTCAACATCAGTGTGGTTATCAATAAAGGTTAGCTATCTATAGTGGAATTTAAAATTGGAGGGGATAAGgattttgaactttgaagggcctttttaacattttaccatcacaaatcaatttatttatttaattttttttttgatggaacaTTGACAAATTTTGAACAAATGGGCAATTCCAATTTTCTGTCCcactttttttggtttcattttaTACTCCATTAATCACTATTTGTTATGTATTCATTTAACTTTCTctataaaataaccaaatttaaaaaagaaaaagaaaaaagaaaaaagaataatcaaCCACATGGCAAGTTCTGATTAGCGAAACACAAAAATTGCCACAGAGAATTTTTGTTCCACTTATCTATCATGCACCCAACTAGATTATatgaagaaaataacaaaaattgaaaatatataggacactacaaaaatattaaattgtaaCATCTACATCTTCTTGGTTTAGGAGTTTAAACCACTTTGAGGAAGCGTAAACTCCCTTGTCCCCGCATGAGCTCATTTCCTTCTCTTATTAGAAAGCTTATGATAATTGCTTAAGCTTTTTGTTGTTATTAGTTTTGATAGGTGATATTgcatcaattttatatttaattacacGTAAATATGTGAGTTTAAAGACCTGACATTGCATATGCAGTAGGAGTGCTTAGCAGATTTACTAGCAAACCTAGTAAAGATTATTGGGTAGCTATTGAGTGAGTCATGGaattcacaaaaaaagaaaaaagaaaaaaaaagtataaaggCAATGCATTTTCAATGTCTCTCTTTAGAATTTTAATTCCATGTGAAGTTCTATTGCATACTTTATTGTCAATGAGTTCTGGAGAAAGTTGCCCTTGCTTGTGCTTGGAATAAGTTTGCTTTGGTTGACATTGCTGGTTACAGATAAGcaattttcactttttgtttGCGTTGGTTTGGAAGCAATTCATAAGAGGCTACGCTGTCGATGTCAAGAGGTGCAACCGTGCAAGTGGTTGTTGGAACTTGGAATTTCGCAGAAATTGTTCATCTAATTACAGATCAGATTGTCAAAAAAGTCTTTATGGTTGGAAGTTTGAATTTCACATGATGTATTTCATTGACCTCCATCTCACATAAGCACGTTTCTATTAAACCAGTTGCAGCTTCAAATGGTATTGATACTAACAACTAtccattttttaaaagaaaaagaaaaaagcacacCAACTATGCTACATTTCTATCTCTTCTATTTCAATTGGATAACAGGTAACAAACTAATGTATAAGAATAAGATTAAGAATCAATCCTTTTACTGATGCCAAAGCTAATACAAAATTCTCGTCCAGTAACCAACAAGGTGCACCAATTTAAAAACGATGCCattgccttttcttctttttctcctgtTTCTTTGTAATGTCAGGGGATAAATTTCTGTTTACGTTTTGAGAGATTAAAAGAGTATTTTGCAATcacaatttttcttaattttttttataaacgttcattttaaattcaaaacataatttTCTAACGATTTTTACAAACAGACTATACAACTTTACAACTTGTTAAGACTGGGAAACTGTAATTAGAACAATATCATGGAATTCCGAGGGACCCACTTTGATTTCAATCACagtaaaaatcatttaaaaagttgtgaaaatattggtGTTTTTTAAACTTATTGGTCAAATTTTTTAGCTCTAATAACTGAACCTAATCGAAGATGTATTAGCTCATGATATGATATCATATGTTTGATTGGATCATACGTCatatcatattttatatatgtgttgtgtttgtgtttttggatgATCATAAATACGCGCAGTTACACGACACGCTTTCATTCTCAAATTACAAATGTTCATTGTTCACATACAAGCCAACCAAAACGACGGTCGTCACATGAATGATGAAGCCACTAGATTAGTAATCCTCAGTCAAACCTCAAACGGTTAAAAACatgaaaagagtgaaaaaaaacaGCCAAAAAAACCTCCGTGTTGAACTGTGTGAAGGcgccaaaaataaataaaacaacctAGTTTTTACCAAAACAGTCAAAGGCCCAACCAAAAGAAGAACCTGAGCTTATTATGGGAAACAACACAAGCCCAGTCCAAAATCCAAGTCAGATACTATTGTCTGAacctgatctctctctctcttcacgcGCCATTTTCCGCGCGTGAATTCCAATTATATTCCTCGTTATTACCTAActatataaaatcaaaaatcaatacgCAGATACATTCCAAACTGTTAAAACAAAAACAGCTACCTACCTCGTTTTCACCATCCAGGATCTTGCCACGTGGCAATCCAACACATCAAGACACTGTTTATCATACGTGGCACGATCACAACCGTTGATCAAAATCCAGCCCAGCATCGAATTCCCAGATTTGGAGGGAAAACtgggaaaaattagaaaaaagaaaaagaaaatttgatcaAAACGTAAAGAGGAAAAtattgaaactaaaaattaaaaaaattaaaaaaaataaagaaaattatataaacaaaGCACAAATAGTTTTAGTTTTCATAAAGTACCAAACCAAACccgtaatctctctctctctctctctctctctcacacacatacacagtctctctctctctctctctttgatcgATTTTTTTCGCCGGAAATTTGTGTCGCCGATCGGACCTACCGCATCGCCGGTGAAGGAATCGTGGAAACTTCCGGCGAGGTAagatttcttgaaaatttgaaatcttcCTTTGCCGTTTTCACAGTACggtgacctttttttttttttttgatttacgTGAAGCATTTTGGTTCAGATCTGGTTGTTTTTTGGTACTTGAGAGagaattagggttttcctttGTGTTTAATCGAGAGGTTTTGGATGGATTTGACCGTTAATTTGGGGATTTAGGGATTTTCTTGTGTA
It encodes the following:
- the LOC126689408 gene encoding 40S ribosomal protein S24-1-like translates to MADTKAVTIRTRKFMTNRLLSRKQFVIDVLHPGRPNVSKAELKEKLSKMYEVKDSNSIFVFKFRTHFGGGKSTGFGLIYDSVENAKKYEPKYRLIRNGLDTKVEKSRKQMKERKNRAKKIRGVKKTKASDAAKAKKK